A section of the Arcobacter sp. F155 genome encodes:
- the nhaA gene encoding Na+/H+ antiporter NhaA has product MKILVKKFMKNESTSGLILILVTIIALALRNSDFSGFYTTFLHTPITFKIGDVLDIDKPLILWINDGLMAIFFLLIGLEIKRELIAGHLSSASKVALPAIAALGGMVVPAVIFVMFNYGDDFALRGWAIPTATDIAFALGILSLLGKRVPTTLKIFLMALAIFDDLGAILIIAVFYTSDLSFHAISMAAICILLLIIFNRFHVTKLGFYWITGAVLWIFVLKSGVHATLAGIIVAFTIPLNAVNEKRKRVSPAKSLEHHIHYWVAFYILPLFAFVNAGVDLRDMSLEKVTTGVSLGIILGLFVGKQLGVFLFTYLAVKYKLAKLPKCASWQQIYGVAVLTGIGFTMSLFINSLAYHESDVFFYTDKLGILIGSFLSGILGYLILRFSKPKKICNI; this is encoded by the coding sequence ATGAAAATATTAGTTAAAAAATTTATGAAAAATGAGTCAACTTCTGGACTTATTTTAATATTAGTAACCATCATAGCACTAGCCTTACGAAACTCTGACTTCTCAGGGTTTTATACTACTTTTTTACATACTCCAATTACTTTTAAAATAGGTGATGTTTTAGATATTGATAAACCATTAATTCTTTGGATAAACGATGGTTTAATGGCTATTTTCTTTTTACTCATTGGTTTAGAGATAAAAAGAGAACTAATAGCTGGACATCTCTCAAGTGCTTCAAAAGTCGCACTTCCTGCAATTGCTGCTCTTGGTGGAATGGTTGTTCCAGCAGTAATCTTTGTAATGTTTAACTATGGAGATGATTTTGCCTTAAGAGGTTGGGCAATACCAACTGCAACAGATATCGCTTTTGCCTTAGGTATTTTATCTCTTTTAGGTAAAAGAGTACCAACAACTTTAAAAATCTTTTTAATGGCACTTGCTATATTTGATGACTTAGGCGCAATCTTAATTATTGCAGTTTTTTATACTTCAGATTTATCTTTCCATGCAATTTCTATGGCTGCAATTTGTATCTTGCTTTTAATCATCTTTAATAGATTCCATGTAACAAAGCTTGGGTTTTATTGGATTACTGGTGCTGTTCTTTGGATTTTTGTATTAAAATCAGGGGTACATGCAACCTTAGCAGGTATTATTGTTGCATTTACAATTCCATTAAATGCAGTAAATGAAAAAAGAAAAAGAGTATCTCCTGCTAAATCTTTAGAACATCATATTCATTATTGGGTTGCTTTTTATATCTTACCTCTGTTTGCATTTGTAAATGCAGGAGTTGATTTAAGGGATATGTCTTTAGAAAAAGTTACGACAGGAGTCTCTTTAGGGATTATTTTAGGACTTTTTGTAGGTAAGCAACTAGGAGTATTTTTATTTACTTATTTAGCAGTTAAATACAAGCTAGCTAAGCTACCTAAATGTGCAAGTTGGCAACAGATATATGGTGTTGCTGTTTTAACTGGTATTGGATTTACTATGAGTTTGTTTATTAACTCTTTAGCTTACCATGAATCAGATGTATTTTTCTATACAGATAAGTTAGGTATTTTAATTGGTTCTTTTCTTTCTGGTATTTTAGGGTATTTAATTTTACGCTTTTCCAAACCTAAAAAAATATGTAATATCTAA
- the murC gene encoding UDP-N-acetylmuramate--L-alanine ligase, with translation MKVHFIGIGGIGLSALARFLKNDGHEVCGSDIKSSPITKDLENEGIKVFCPQDAKNISDDLDIVIYSAAVTDENPELIEARLKQIRTISRKEALPIILGDKKNYCVAGAHGKSTTTAILASILESSALIGAISKDFGSNFRYVNDLVSFEADESDASFLLSNPYCSIVTNAEPEHMEYYQYDYEKFFEAYKKFINLGEKRVLNGEDEYIKKLEIKEATYLYPSSDIKNLSYLLKDGEPHTRFDLKELGSFEVWGFGYHIAIDASLAILAALEELDVEQIRRNIQNYKGIKKRFDIVQKNQDLVVVDDYAHHPTEIEATMKSVEVYDNLTNINKRVVIWQPHKYSRTNDNLEGFKKCFRRCDELVILPIWTIPGEQKIDIDFEKEFSSYNPTFADSLKTTDGKIELIKGGKVIQEISDGIVLGVGAGDITYQLRHN, from the coding sequence ATGAAGGTACATTTTATTGGTATTGGTGGAATAGGGCTTTCAGCCCTTGCAAGATTTTTAAAAAATGATGGACATGAAGTTTGTGGTTCAGATATAAAAAGTTCTCCTATAACTAAGGACTTAGAGAATGAAGGTATTAAAGTTTTTTGTCCTCAAGATGCAAAAAATATTAGTGATGATTTAGATATTGTTATCTATTCTGCTGCCGTTACAGATGAAAATCCTGAGTTAATAGAAGCAAGATTAAAACAAATAAGAACTATTTCTAGAAAAGAAGCTTTACCTATTATCTTAGGGGATAAGAAAAACTATTGTGTTGCAGGAGCTCATGGTAAATCAACAACAACAGCTATCTTAGCTTCTATCTTAGAAAGTTCTGCATTAATTGGAGCTATCTCAAAAGACTTTGGTTCTAATTTTAGATATGTAAATGATTTAGTATCTTTTGAAGCTGATGAATCAGATGCTTCTTTTTTACTTTCTAATCCTTATTGTTCTATAGTTACAAATGCAGAACCAGAACATATGGAATACTACCAATATGACTATGAAAAGTTTTTTGAAGCCTATAAAAAGTTTATTAATTTAGGTGAAAAAAGAGTTTTAAATGGTGAAGATGAGTACATCAAAAAACTTGAAATCAAAGAGGCTACTTACCTTTATCCAAGTAGTGATATTAAAAACCTATCATATCTTTTAAAAGATGGTGAGCCACATACAAGATTTGATTTAAAAGAGCTTGGTTCTTTTGAAGTTTGGGGTTTTGGTTATCATATTGCAATTGATGCATCATTAGCTATTTTAGCAGCACTTGAAGAGCTTGATGTGGAGCAGATTAGAAGAAATATTCAAAACTATAAGGGTATTAAAAAAAGATTTGATATTGTTCAAAAAAATCAAGACCTTGTAGTTGTTGATGATTATGCACATCATCCAACAGAAATAGAAGCTACAATGAAGTCAGTAGAAGTATATGATAACTTAACAAATATAAATAAAAGAGTTGTTATTTGGCAACCACATAAATACAGCAGAACTAATGACAATCTAGAAGGCTTTAAGAAGTGTTTTAGAAGATGTGATGAGTTAGTTATCTTACCAATCTGGACAATTCCAGGTGAACAAAAAATCGATATAGATTTTGAAAAAGAGTTCTCTTCTTATAATCCTACTTTTGCAGATAGTTTAAAAACTACTGATGGAAAAATTGAGCTTATTAAAGGTGGAAAAGTTATTCAAGAGATAAGTGATGGAATAGTTTTAGGTGTAGGAGCTGGTGATATTACATATCAATTAAGACATAATTAG
- a CDS encoding succinyldiaminopimelate transaminase, with protein sequence MKFEKYPFEKLNELLKDITPNDNYELSALTIGEPKFETPKFIQDELKNTTSFLQKYPASAGLPELKEAMLTFVKNRFNVELQMSEIIPTFGTREVLFNFPQFALFDKKDPVIAFTNPFYQIYEGAAIASRAEIIHIDLTKENNFKATLSDEELKRCDLVILNYPNNPTSAEMTKEELGEWVKKALEFDFILVNDECYSEIYFDENDKPVSLLEASVEVGNSSFKNVLVMNSISKRSSAPGLRSGFIAGDKEILEEYMKYRTYVGCASPVPLQKTAALAWSETSHVDGFRKIYKRNFELVQEILGIKPPQATFYIWLEVEDELEFTKNLFKEKHIKVLPGSFLGRNGIGKGYVRIALVENEEKTKEVLKRLKDFIDG encoded by the coding sequence ATGAAATTTGAAAAATACCCTTTTGAAAAGTTAAATGAGCTTTTAAAAGATATTACACCAAATGATAACTATGAGCTATCGGCTTTAACAATTGGTGAACCAAAGTTTGAAACACCAAAGTTTATTCAAGATGAGTTAAAAAACACAACTTCTTTCTTACAAAAATATCCAGCAAGTGCAGGATTACCAGAGTTAAAAGAAGCAATGCTTACTTTTGTAAAAAACAGATTCAATGTTGAATTACAAATGAGTGAGATAATACCAACTTTTGGTACAAGAGAAGTGTTATTTAACTTCCCTCAATTTGCTCTTTTTGATAAAAAAGACCCAGTAATTGCATTTACAAATCCTTTTTACCAAATTTATGAAGGTGCAGCAATTGCTAGTAGGGCTGAGATTATTCATATTGATTTAACTAAAGAGAATAACTTTAAAGCAACACTTAGTGATGAAGAACTTAAAAGATGTGACTTAGTGATTTTAAACTATCCAAATAATCCAACATCAGCTGAAATGACAAAAGAAGAGCTTGGAGAGTGGGTTAAAAAGGCATTAGAGTTTGATTTTATTTTAGTAAATGATGAGTGTTATTCTGAAATATATTTTGATGAAAATGATAAGCCAGTATCACTACTTGAAGCAAGTGTTGAGGTTGGAAATAGTTCTTTTAAAAATGTACTTGTTATGAACTCTATTTCAAAAAGAAGTTCTGCTCCAGGTCTTAGAAGTGGATTTATTGCTGGAGACAAAGAGATTTTAGAAGAGTATATGAAGTATAGAACTTATGTTGGTTGTGCAAGTCCTGTTCCATTACAAAAAACAGCAGCTTTAGCTTGGAGTGAAACTTCTCATGTAGATGGATTTAGAAAAATCTATAAAAGAAATTTTGAACTTGTACAAGAGATTTTAGGGATAAAACCTCCTCAAGCAACTTTTTATATTTGGTTAGAAGTTGAAGATGAGTTAGAGTTTACAAAAAATCTTTTCAAAGAGAAGCATATCAAAGTATTACCAGGAAGTTTCCTTGGAAGAAACGGTATTGGAAAAGGTTATGTAAGAATTGCCTTAGTTGAAAATGAAGAGAAGACAAAAGAAGTATTAAAAAGATTAAAGGATTTTATTGATGGATAA